Part of the Polyangiaceae bacterium genome, GGCCACGCTCTCGCGCGGGCGGCCAATCGGGACGACGGGGACGTGAGCCATGCCTAGGGCACCCCTCTGCGTGGAATGGTGGCGGCGCGGGGTTGGGGACCCCGCGCGGGGCGTGGGGCGGAACCCCACCTAGAAAAACCGGCGAGGCCGGCACCCCTCTGCTTCATGCTCGCGCTCGTCGCTTGGCGATGCCGGATGCCACTCATGTGGATGATCCCCAACCGGGAATGCTGCGATTGTCGTAGCGCCCGCTCACGAAAGCCTCGCTCGACAGCACGGCGACGTGCATGGCCGCCGTGGTCTTGATGCCCTCCACGCCGAGCGCGCCGAGCGCGCCGAGCATGCGCTGGCGCGCGTCCTCGCGGTCCTTGCCCTTCACGATCAGCTTGCAGATGAGCGAGTCGTAGTAGGGCGGCACTTTGTAGCCTTCGCACACGTGCGTGTCCACGCGCACATGCTCGCTCTCGGGCGGAGGCGACCAGCGGGTGATGGTGCCGGGGCTCGGGCGGAAGTCCTTCGCGGGGTCCTCGGCGTTGATGCGGCACTCGATGGCGTGACCGTCGAAGCGGACGTCGCTCTGCGCGAACGAGAGCGGGTGGCCCGCGGCCACGCGCAGCTGCTCCACCGCCAGATCGATGCCGGTGCGCATCTCGCTGACCGGGTGCTCGACCTGGAGGCGCGTGTTCATCTCCATGAAGCGCAGCGTGCCGGTCTCGTCGAGCAAGAACTCCATGGTGCCAGCGCCGACGTAGCCGATGGCGGCAGCCGCGCGCCGCGCCAGCTCGGTAGTGCGCGCGCGTTCCTCCGATGAAAGCGCCGGTGACGGCGACTCCTCGATCAGCTTCTGGTGCTTGCGCTGCACCGTGCAGTCGCGCTCGCCCAGGTGGCAGACGTTGCCGTAGCGGTCCGCCATGATCTGGATCTCGACGTGGCGGCCGCCCTCCAGCAGGCGCTCGAGGTAGACGCGGTCGTCGGCGAACGCGACCGCCGCCTCGCGCTGGGCGCCGGTGAAGGCTTCCTCCAGCTCTTCCGGCCCGCGCGCGATGCGCATACCGCGCCCGCCGCCGCCGCTCTCGGCCTTGATCAGCACCGGGAAGCCGACTTCGTCCGCCACGCGGCGGGCCTCGTCCAGGCTGCCGAGCACGCCCTCGCTGCCCGGGATGAGCGTCAGCCCCGCCGCACGCATGGCTCGCTTGGCAGGGGTCTTCTTGCCCATCAAGTGCATGACGTGCGCCGGCGGTCCCACGAAGGTCACGCCGTGGGCCTCGCACAGCGCGGCGAAGGTCGGGTTCTCGCTCAAGAAGCCCCAGCCCGGGTGCAGCGCCGAGCAGCGCGTCTGCTTCGCCGCCTGCACCACGCGCTGCATGTCGAGGTAGCTCTCCGCGGAGCGCCCTCCTCCCACGCACACCGACTCCCGCCCGCGGGTGTACGGCGCGTCGCGATCGGCCTCGCTCACCGCGAAGACCGGCGTGATGCCGAGCGCGTCGCAGGCCCGCGCGATGCGCACGGCCACTTCGCCGCGATTGGCGATCAGCACGCGGTGAAAGGAGAGGGGCATCGGAGGCGCGAGGCTAGCATCCCGGCGAAATCCCAAGGAAGGCCCGATCCGCGCATTTGTCGCCAGCGCGCACGAACGACGCAACGCCTGCGTAAACGAGCGCGCGGGGCCCAGCGGTTCCGGCGTGGCACGTGCGGTGCATCGCTCCGGGGGAGAGGCCATCATGGCACGCGCCGCCTTGGCCCTCGCCGCCCTGCTCGTCCTGCTCCCGCCCGGCGGAGCGGCGGCCGAGCCGAGCCCGAGCGACCGCTTCCAGGACACGCGCGGACACTGGCGTCCTTTCCGGGAGAGCTACGACGCCTGGTTCTCCGCGGCGCGCCGGGAGCCGCGATACCTCCGGGCCGCCGGAGAGTCCGTCGTGCTCGTGGGCATCGGGACCGCCTACTACTGGGTGGACCCGCTCGCCAACCGCACGGACTGGGACTTCCCGACCCTGGGCGCGAAGCTCCGGTTCGAGGCGGTCTCCCCATTCGTTTCGCCCACCGCGGAGAGCGTCGGGTCGCCGGAGGTGAAGTGGGCGATGTTGTAGGTCACGAAGCGATACTGAGGCACCCCGGGCGTCGGCCCTCGCGGCTCGAGCGGGCGCTCGCCGCAGCCTAGAGCGAAGAGCGCGCACACCCAAAGCAATGACCCGCGTGTTCGCATCGACGAGCCCCACCATGACATCCGGTCGGGGCTCGCGCAAACCGCTCACGAGTAGAGCAACCACTGGCGGCGGCGCACGGCCAACCCTTCGAGCTCGAGCGCGAAGCCCGCCTCGACCTCCTCCGCCGAGGCGCCCGCCGCGAGCGCCCGCAGCGTGGCGTCGCTGCGCAGAAGGACGCCGATACCGGAGTACTGCCACTGTCGCGGGTGTACCTGCCGCAGCGCGCGAGCGAGCGCGAGCGCCAGGCTGAGCGGCGAGAGAAGTGCCGGGTCGTGAACGCCGAGCTGGATCCCCCGGCAGACCTGGCCGCGAAATGGCCCGCTCGCCGGTGTGAAGTCTCGGACCTCGAGGCGCACGCCGGCGACCGGCCCGACGCGCTGAATGACCGCCGGGGCGTCGAGCCAGGGCGCGCCGACGAGCTCGAAGGGCGTCGCGGTGCCGCGCCCGACCGAGAGGTTGGTGAATTCGAACAGCGCGATGCCCGGATACAGGAGCGCCGCTCGGGGTGAG contains:
- a CDS encoding acetyl-CoA carboxylase biotin carboxylase subunit gives rise to the protein MPLSFHRVLIANRGEVAVRIARACDALGITPVFAVSEADRDAPYTRGRESVCVGGGRSAESYLDMQRVVQAAKQTRCSALHPGWGFLSENPTFAALCEAHGVTFVGPPAHVMHLMGKKTPAKRAMRAAGLTLIPGSEGVLGSLDEARRVADEVGFPVLIKAESGGGGRGMRIARGPEELEEAFTGAQREAAVAFADDRVYLERLLEGGRHVEIQIMADRYGNVCHLGERDCTVQRKHQKLIEESPSPALSSEERARTTELARRAAAAIGYVGAGTMEFLLDETGTLRFMEMNTRLQVEHPVSEMRTGIDLAVEQLRVAAGHPLSFAQSDVRFDGHAIECRINAEDPAKDFRPSPGTITRWSPPPESEHVRVDTHVCEGYKVPPYYDSLICKLIVKGKDREDARQRMLGALGALGVEGIKTTAAMHVAVLSSEAFVSGRYDNRSIPGWGSST